In one Lolium rigidum isolate FL_2022 chromosome 3, APGP_CSIRO_Lrig_0.1, whole genome shotgun sequence genomic region, the following are encoded:
- the LOC124695798 gene encoding uncharacterized protein LOC124695798 — protein MRAAATAQIDPSPSPAALAKSRLKRLFERQVLRVSPAERLPSVSAGGDKDDLLEPSSVCLDGMVRSFLEDGGAVVPGERANAARCCNCFNGGDASDDDDGPAAAEASALSDAAETIKGLVHCASLRERNLLADVSTLVERHRAAGARKRDLLRLLAASLVATGHDAALCLSRWDKSSSHPAGEHAYVDVLLPAGSERGDRERVIVDVDFRSQFEVARPTKAYRAVLQRLPSVFVGREDRLRLLVAAAADSARASLKKRGLHLPPWRKPEYMRAKWLSPYEREVPPPPPPPAPEASAAACELADAGEGGGDGHTV, from the exons ATGAGGGCCGCCGCGACCGCGCAGATCGATCCGTCCCCGTCCCCCGCGGCGCTGGCCAAGTCGCGCCTCAAGCGCCTTTTCGAGCGCCAGGTGCTGCGGGTCTCGCCGGCGGAGCGGCTCCCGTCCGTCTCCGCCGGCGGGGACAAGGACGACTTGCTGGAGCCCAGCTCCGTGTGCCTCGACGGCATGGTCCGCAGCTTCCTCGAggacggcggcgccgtcgtcccCGGCGAGCGGGCCAAcgccgcgcgctgctgcaactgctTCAACGGCGGCGacgcctccgacgacgacgacgggcccgccgccgccgaggcctccGCCCTGTCCGACGCCGCCGAGACCATCAAG GGCCTGGTCCACTGCGCGAGCCTGCGCGAGCGCAACCTGCTGGCGGACGTCTCCACGCTGGTGGAGCGCCACCGCGCGGCGGGGGCGCGCAAGCGGGACCTCCTCCGCCTGCTcgccgcctccctcgtcgccacgGGCCACGACGCCGCGCTGTGCCTCTCCCGCTGGGACAAGTCCTCGTCCCACCCGGCCGGCGAGCACGCGTACGTGGACGTGCTCCTGCCCGCGGGGTCCGAGCGGGGCGACCGGGAGCGCGTGATCGTGGACGTCGACTTCCGCTCCCAGTTCGAGGTCGCGCGCCCCACCAAGGCGTACCGCGCGGTGCTGCAGCGGCTGCCGTCGGTGTTCGTCGGCAGGGAGGACCGCCTGCGCCTCctggtggccgccgccgccgactcggCGCGCGCCAGCCTGAAGAAGCGCGGCCTGCACCTGCCGCCGTGGCGCAAGCCCGAGTACATGCGCGCCAAGTGGCTCTCCCCCTACGAGCGCGAggttcccccgccgccgccgcctcctgctccGGAGGCCTCCGCCGCTGCCTGTGAGCTCGCCGACGCCGGCGAGGGAGGCGGAGATGGACACACTGTTTAA